In a single window of the Deinococcus aetherius genome:
- a CDS encoding transposase, with protein MPGRTHSREFKLDIVNQVNGGQKTTAQLCREHALSPSLIHRWRKEVEARGEAAFTDQAKPDQSLEQRIAELERFCGQLSLENTILKKSLATYRSKGGTK; from the coding sequence ATGCCCGGACGCACCCACAGCCGTGAGTTCAAGCTCGACATTGTGAACCAGGTCAACGGGGGTCAAAAGACGACTGCCCAGCTCTGCCGGGAGCATGCCCTCTCACCCAGCCTCATTCACCGGTGGCGGAAGGAGGTCGAGGCCCGAGGGGAAGCGGCCTTCACCGACCAGGCCAAACCCGACCAGTCGTTGGAACAACGTATTGCCGAGCTGGAGCGGTTCTGCGGGCAGTTGTCGCTGGAGAACACGATCCTGAAAAAGTCGTTGGCGACGTACCGCTCGAAAGGAGGCACCAAATGA
- a CDS encoding IS30 family transposase translates to MSTGKRKSDSAGRCKLHSPGRPSVARREHQRQFWVLIAAGQGSEDAATAVGVSPAVGTRWFREAGGMPPTTLAPWNATPSGRYLSFAQREEIALRRAQGHGVREIARHLARSPSTISRELRRNAATRGGGLEYRATTAQWHAERSARRPKPAKLAVNVALRAYVQDRLAGQVTSPCGATIPGPTVAFKGRRHGRRQSRRWASAWSPQQIARRLQLDFPNDRTMRISHEAIYQALYIEGRGGLRRELVTCLRTGRTLRVPRARRARMSKPFVAPEVMLKERPGEAADRTVAGHWEGDLILGLGSSAIGTLVERSTRFTLLLHLPRLPSHGVEARVKNGPALAGHGAEAVRDAVTSALTLLPEQLRRSLTWDQGAEMSQHAKLRGETGVAVYFCEPQSPWQRGTNENTNGLLRQYFPKGTDLSVHSADDLAAVAATLNARPRKVLDWRTPKEAFEHALHAIHTAVATTA, encoded by the coding sequence ATGAGCACTGGGAAGCGAAAATCAGATAGTGCGGGGCGCTGTAAGCTGCATTCGCCAGGACGGCCAAGCGTCGCCCGACGGGAGCACCAGCGGCAGTTCTGGGTGTTGATTGCGGCGGGTCAAGGGAGTGAAGATGCAGCCACAGCCGTCGGTGTCTCGCCTGCGGTGGGCACGCGATGGTTTCGAGAGGCAGGTGGTATGCCCCCCACAACATTGGCTCCCTGGAACGCCACGCCGTCAGGGCGGTATCTGTCCTTCGCCCAGCGGGAAGAGATCGCGCTCCGTCGAGCACAAGGTCATGGCGTGCGGGAGATTGCGAGGCACTTGGCAAGGTCCCCGTCGACCATCTCGCGTGAACTGCGGCGTAACGCCGCCACGCGTGGCGGCGGCCTGGAGTACCGGGCGACGACTGCCCAGTGGCACGCCGAACGGTCCGCCCGCCGACCAAAACCAGCCAAACTCGCGGTGAACGTGGCGCTGCGGGCGTACGTGCAAGACCGCCTGGCCGGGCAGGTCACCTCGCCCTGCGGGGCAACTATTCCTGGGCCGACTGTGGCGTTCAAGGGCCGTCGGCACGGGCGGCGACAGAGTCGCCGCTGGGCCAGTGCGTGGAGTCCACAGCAGATCGCCCGCCGACTGCAACTCGACTTTCCGAATGACCGCACCATGCGCATCAGCCACGAGGCCATTTACCAGGCGCTGTACATCGAAGGGCGGGGTGGGCTGCGCCGTGAGCTGGTCACCTGTCTGCGAACCGGTCGAACGTTGCGTGTTCCTCGAGCGCGTCGCGCCCGAATGAGCAAGCCGTTCGTCGCCCCCGAAGTCATGCTCAAAGAGCGTCCAGGAGAAGCGGCGGATCGGACGGTGGCGGGCCACTGGGAAGGCGACCTCATCCTCGGCCTGGGGAGCTCGGCCATCGGGACCTTGGTGGAGCGCTCGACGCGGTTCACGTTGTTGCTTCATCTCCCTCGTCTGCCCAGCCACGGTGTGGAAGCTCGCGTCAAGAATGGCCCGGCGCTGGCTGGACACGGTGCTGAAGCGGTGCGTGACGCTGTGACGAGCGCACTCACCCTCCTGCCGGAGCAGCTCCGACGGTCACTGACGTGGGATCAGGGTGCTGAGATGAGCCAGCACGCTAAACTGCGCGGTGAAACCGGGGTCGCCGTCTATTTCTGCGAGCCGCAGAGCCCGTGGCAGCGAGGCACGAACGAGAACACGAACGGTCTGTTGCGCCAATATTTTCCAAAGGGCACGGACCTGAGCGTGCACAGCGCGGACGACCTTGCCGCCGTGGCCGCTACCTTGAACGCCCGACCTCGCAAGGTGCTCGACTGGCGAACACCCAAGGAGGCCTTCGAACACGCGCTGCACGCCATTCATACTGCTGTTGCAACGACCGCTTGA
- a CDS encoding IS3 family transposase gives MIQDARSAHPEVSVRRLCELHGVSRSWFYKQEGREEVDVDQALVSDIEAVVEEFVGYGYRRVTRELARRGRPVNHKRVLRVMRERRLLCRPKRRYRATTHSNHSEARFPNLLPEVIPVRPDQVWQADLTYVRVQQGFVYLACVLDGFTREVVGWSMSRFLDADLPLTALNNALAARCPAPGLLHHSDQGVQGGFKWSSQHPDQGGWDEHWEAKIR, from the coding sequence ATGATTCAGGATGCGCGGAGCGCGCATCCTGAGGTGTCGGTACGTCGCCTGTGTGAGCTGCATGGGGTCAGCCGCTCGTGGTTCTACAAACAGGAGGGCCGGGAGGAGGTAGACGTCGACCAGGCGCTGGTGAGCGACATCGAGGCGGTTGTGGAGGAGTTCGTCGGCTACGGGTATCGGCGCGTGACCCGCGAGTTGGCTCGACGAGGCCGCCCGGTGAATCACAAACGGGTGCTGCGGGTCATGCGGGAACGCCGCTTGTTGTGCCGCCCTAAACGTCGCTACCGAGCGACGACCCACTCGAACCACAGCGAGGCGCGCTTCCCCAACCTGCTGCCCGAGGTCATCCCGGTACGACCGGATCAGGTGTGGCAGGCCGACCTGACCTACGTGCGGGTCCAGCAAGGCTTTGTCTACCTGGCCTGCGTTCTGGACGGCTTCACCCGTGAAGTTGTCGGCTGGTCCATGTCCAGGTTCCTCGACGCGGACTTGCCGCTGACGGCCTTGAACAACGCGCTGGCCGCGCGTTGTCCGGCCCCAGGGCTCCTGCATCATTCGGACCAGGGCGTGCAGGGTGGATTCAAGTGGTCGTCGCAACACCCTGACCAAGGAGGGTGGGATGAGCACTGGGAAGCGAAAATCAGATAG
- a CDS encoding RNA-guided endonuclease InsQ/TnpB family protein has protein sequence MSDSTTIRVFRFRLYPTTAQEAAMFETLRLTRALYNAGLEQRISAYKKQGKTVTAYDQQKEITALKAECPEYAGVYSHVLQDALDRLDRAYKSFFARVKRGEKGGFPRFKPRQRWNSFKFKEVWDKKKGQWLSPGKPVDEGRRINIPKIGAVRCKFHRPLEGVPKTLQIVLDVDQWYAVYTCEVPVNPLPATASVVGVDVGTRYFAITSDGEFVENPRHLGKFLKKLRVQQRTTARRRKGSNRRRKSVQMVAKTHRKIRRQRQDFHHKTARKLVREHDLIAHEDLRVSNMVQSNFARSISDVGWASFFQILSGKAESAGRKVVPVAPQYTSQRCNRCGHTCRENRLGEVFRCVSCGHEDHADWNAAKNILARALPSGENGGSHAVA, from the coding sequence ATGTCAGACAGTACCACCATCCGGGTGTTCAGATTTCGCCTGTACCCCACCACAGCGCAGGAAGCGGCGATGTTTGAGACGTTGCGCCTCACCCGCGCCCTGTACAACGCGGGCCTGGAACAGCGAATCAGCGCGTACAAGAAGCAGGGCAAGACGGTCACGGCCTACGACCAGCAGAAGGAAATCACGGCGCTCAAAGCGGAATGCCCGGAGTACGCCGGGGTCTACAGCCACGTCCTGCAAGACGCGCTAGACAGGCTGGACAGGGCGTACAAGAGTTTCTTTGCCCGCGTGAAACGGGGCGAAAAGGGCGGATTCCCCCGCTTCAAACCCCGGCAGCGTTGGAACTCCTTCAAGTTCAAGGAGGTCTGGGACAAGAAAAAGGGCCAGTGGCTGAGCCCTGGCAAACCTGTAGACGAAGGGCGGCGCATCAATATCCCCAAAATCGGCGCGGTAAGGTGCAAGTTTCATCGTCCGCTGGAAGGGGTGCCAAAGACGCTGCAAATCGTGCTGGATGTGGATCAGTGGTACGCGGTCTACACCTGCGAAGTCCCGGTGAATCCGCTTCCTGCGACTGCAAGTGTCGTCGGGGTGGACGTGGGAACGCGCTATTTTGCCATCACCTCAGACGGGGAGTTTGTGGAGAACCCCCGTCACCTGGGGAAGTTCCTCAAGAAGCTGCGCGTTCAGCAGCGCACGACGGCTCGCCGCAGGAAGGGGAGCAACCGGCGGCGGAAGTCCGTTCAGATGGTCGCCAAGACCCACCGGAAGATTCGCCGCCAGCGGCAGGACTTCCACCACAAAACCGCCCGGAAGCTTGTCCGCGAACACGACCTGATTGCCCACGAAGACCTCAGGGTCTCCAACATGGTGCAAAGCAACTTCGCCCGGAGCATTTCGGATGTGGGTTGGGCATCGTTCTTTCAAATCCTTTCCGGCAAGGCTGAGAGTGCTGGCCGGAAAGTGGTCCCGGTTGCTCCTCAATACACCTCGCAACGCTGCAACAGGTGCGGGCATACGTGCCGGGAGAACCGATTGGGTGAGGTGTTCAGGTGCGTCTCCTGTGGGCATGAAGACCATGCCGATTGGAACGCGGCGAAGAACATCCTGGCAAGGGCCT
- a CDS encoding IS4 family transposase → MTCPAVRSIGVTPQTTWYAHRWLVEDYHKCLKTGCRVEERQLRTAERLTRLLGFLSLVAVRLLWLRNATRSAGDDLAQSSVPTPLVEVIAARLRQPVEEVRLRTFWRAVAALGGFLGRAGDGEPGWQTLWRGWLRLQDLAWTPPPIKGTCG, encoded by the coding sequence GTGACTTGCCCTGCGGTCCGCTCGATTGGGGTCACTCCACAGACCACCTGGTATGCCCACCGGTGGTTGGTCGAGGACTATCACAAGTGCTTAAAAACAGGCTGTCGCGTCGAAGAGCGACAACTCAGGACAGCCGAACGGTTGACCCGTCTCCTTGGATTTCTGTCGTTGGTGGCGGTACGGCTCCTGTGGCTGCGGAACGCGACGCGTTCCGCAGGTGATGACCTGGCGCAGTCTTCCGTCCCGACACCTCTGGTGGAAGTCATTGCAGCTCGGTTGAGGCAGCCGGTGGAGGAAGTGCGGCTCCGCACGTTCTGGCGCGCTGTGGCCGCGTTGGGTGGTTTTCTCGGACGAGCAGGAGACGGCGAGCCCGGCTGGCAGACCTTGTGGCGCGGCTGGCTCCGACTTCAGGATTTGGCCTGGACGCCCCCTCCCATTAAGGGTACTTGTGGGTAA